From Micromonospora echinospora:
CGGGATCACGCCGCCGGGGCCGCTGGGCAGCGCCTGACGGCCCGAGCGCATCTGCTCCAGCTGGACGCGGGCGGCCATCTGCTGGGCCACCAGCGCGGCCTGGATGCCGTGGAACAGGCCCTCCAGCCAGCCCACCAGCTGGGCGTGCGCGATCCGCAGCTCGCCCTCGCTCGGCGTCTGCTGCTCGGTGAACGGCAGCGAGATCCGCTCCAGCTCCTCGCGCAGCTCGGGTGCGAGGCCCTCCTTCAGCTCCACGATCGAGCGCTCGTGGATCTCCCGCATCCGGTTCCGGCTGGCGTCGTCCAGCGGCGCCGCCTTCACCTCCTCCAGCAGCTGCTTGATCATGCTGCCGATCCGCATCACCTTGGCCGGCTGCTCGACCAGGCGGGTCGGGTCCTCGCCCTTGCCCTCCTCGGTCTGCACCGTGCCGACCGGGCGGCCGTCCGGCCCGACCACCACCACGGTGCCGGGGATGCCATCGTTGCCCTGCTCGTCGTCCCGTCCGGAATGCGCTTCGGTCATGGCACCCATCTTTACCCACGTCGACCATGTGCACGCGGCCGGACCGGGGGGCGCTACCGTCGCCGCATGCTCTCCGACCCGCGCGAGGTGCTGACCCGCCCGTCCCCACCGCCGGACGCGACAGTCGCCTACGGCGATCACCCGGACCAGCTCGCCGACCTGCGCCGGCCTGCCGGCGACGGGCCGCCCCGGCCGCTCGTCGTCGTGGTGCACGGCGGTTTCTGGCGAGCCGAGTACGACAGGGCCCACACCGGCCCGATGGCGGCGGCGCTGGCCGCGCTCGGCCACCCGGTCGCGCAGATCGAGTACCGCCGGACCGGCCGGCCGGGCGGCGGCTGGCCGCACACGCTGACCGACGTCCGCGCCGGGGTCGCCGCCCTGCCCGGCCTGGCCGCCGCGGCGCTGCCCGGCCGGGTGGCGCCCGTGCCGCCGATCCTGATCGGCCATTCCGCGGGCGGGCACCTGGCCCTGTACGTGGCCGCGCACGCCCCGCAGACGGTCGCCGGGGTGCTCGCGCTGGCCCCGGTGGCCGACCTCGCCGAGGCGTACCGGCTGGACCTGGACGGTGGGGCGGTGGCCGCGCTGCTCGGCGGCTCTCCGGAGGACGTGCCGGACCGGTACGCGGACGCGGATCCGTCGAAATCCGTACCCGCATCAACACGGACGGTAGTCATACACGGCGAATTGGATGTGCAGGTCCCCGCCTCGATCAGCCGATCCTGGGTGGCCGCCGACCGGGCCGCCGGGGGGACTTCCACGCTGATTGAGCTGCCCGAATGCGAGCATTTCGGGCTGATCGACCCGGACTCCACCGCCTGGCCCCGGGTGACACAGGCGTTGCGGTCGCTTCACGATGATCTTCAAGGCATTGACGCAGCGTCGCCGACCAGGTAGAACGCCGAAGGGGTGTGCACCATGGCCACCCCGTCGGGAAGGAAGTCGGTGGCACAGATGAACCGCAGGCGAGCCCTGCAAATGCTGGCCGCACTGGGTACCACCGGACTGGCGGCGGGTTGCGGCTCCGGGGAGGCAGACACCGGGGAGCAGTCCGGGTCCGGCAGCCCGATCAAAGTCGGGCTGATCGTGCCCGGCAGCGGGGCGAACAAGGCCATCGGCGACGAGATCACCAACGGCTTCCAGCTCTACCTCCGCCTGCGCGGGCAGCAGATCGCCGGCCACCCGGTCACGCTGGTGCCCGCCGAGGAGGGCACCACCGCCGCGTCCGGCAAGGCCGCTGTGGAGCGCCTGCTCAAAGAGGATGTGCTCGCGCTCACCGGCGTGGTCAGCCCGGCCGTCATGACCGGCATCAAGGACTCGGTCGAGCAGGCCCGGGTGCCGTTGATCGGCTCCAACGCGTCGCCCTCGACGCTGCAGGGCGTCGTCTACATCTGGCGTACGTCGTACGTGCTGACCGAGCCCGGCGAGGCGCTCGGGGAGTACCTGCGCCAGAAACTGGACGCGTCGAGCCGCATCGCCATCTTCGGCACCCGCGGCCAGGGCAGCGAGGACGTCGTCGAAGGGCTGCGGCGGGCGTACGAGCGGGGTCGCCGGCTCACCGAGGACCCGATCTTCACCGACGACTCCGACAACCCCACGCGAGAGCTGTACGCCGGGCCGATCCGCAAGGCGCTGGGGCGGAAGCCGGACGCGGTCTTCTGCCACTACTCGGGCACCCAGGCCGTCCAGTTCGTCAAGCAGCTCTACGCCCAGGGCTACCGGGGGCCGATCTACGCCCCCGGGTTCCTCACCGAGGGCACCGCGCTGGACCAGCTCGACGACGGCGAGAAGGGCCGCGACCGCAAGCTGATCGAGGCGAACGGCCTCGAGACCGCGCTCAACTACTCGGCCGACCTGAACAACACCGCCAACCGGATCTTCGCCTCGGCGTACCGGAAGACGTTCAACTCCGCGCCGACCACGTACGCGATGGCCTCCTACGACGCCGCGCTGGTGCTGGACAAGGCGATCCGGCTGGCCGGGGCGAACCCGTCCCCGCAGCAGGTCAACCTGGCGCTGGGCAAGATCGGCCAGGTGGACAGCCCGCGCGGCACCTGGCAGTTCAACCAGACCCGTACCCCGCAGCAGAAGTGGTACCTGCGCCGGGTGCAGACCGACGGCCGGCTGCTGTCCAACATCGTGATCAACGAGCTGGCCACGCTGGGCTGACCGGCTCCCGTACACGCGAAGGGCGGCCTCCCCGCGGGGAGGCCGCCCTTCGCGTGCCGGGGCTCAGTGCCGAAGCTCGGCGATGCAGCACTTCACGCTGCCACCGCCCTTCTTCAGCTCGGCCAGCTCCACCGGGACCGGGTGGTAGCCGGCCGCCTTCAGCTTGCCGGCGAGCCGGGTCGCCTCGTTGTTCAGCACCACGTTGAGCCCGTCGCTGACCAGGTTGAGCCCGAACGCCAGCGCGTCCTCGTCGTCCGCGACGATCGCGTCCGGGAACAACTGCGCCAGCACCCTCTGGCTGGCCGCGGAGAAGGCGCCCGGGTAGTAGACGATGTTCTCGTCGTCGATCGAGGCCAGCGCCACGTCCAGGTGGTAGAAGCGCGGGTCGATCAAGCGCAGCGAGACCACCGGGCGGCCGAGCGCCTCCTGCGCCTCGGCGTGCGCGGCCGGTTCGGTCCGGAAGCCGTGCCCGGCGAGGACCAGTCCGCCGTGCGCCTCCGGCAGGTACGCGAAGTCGCCCTCGCCCTCGTTCGTCTCGTTCGGGGCGATGAACCGCCAGCCCTGCTCCTCGTAGAACGCCCGGTGCGCGGCGGCCTCGGCGGTCCGCTGCTCGTGCTTGAACCGGGCGCCGTAGACCGTGCCGTCGACCACGAACGCGCCGTTCGCGGCGTAGACCATGTCCGGCAGCCCTGCCTCGGGGGTGAGCAGATGCACGTCGTGACCGAGCCCGACGAGCGTCTCCCGCAGCCGGTCCCACTGCTTGACCGCCAGGTCGGCGTCGACCGCCGTGGTCACGTCCATCCACGGGTTGATCGCGTACTCGACCGCGAAGTGCTCGGGCGAGCACATGAGATATGTCCGCTTTCGCGAGACTCGCTGCTGGTTCACGGTCACCAAGAGTAGGTACGGTACAACTTTGGTAACAGCCACAAGCATTGCTTCCCGGGAGCAGAACGTTGCAGATAGACGCGGTAGACCAGCGAATCATTGCGTTGCTCGTGGCAGATGCCCGCGCCTCGTACGCGGACATCGGCACCCGGGTGTCACTCTCCGCCCCCGCCGTCAAGCGACGGGTCGACCGGCTCCGATCCGCCGGTGTGATCCGGGGATTCACCGCGGTCGTCGACCCCGCCGCCGTCGGCTGGACCACCGAGGCGTTCGTCGAGCTGTTCTGCGCCGGCCGCACCACCCCGGCTCAGATCGGCGCCGCCGCACGACGGCACCCCGAGGTGGTCGGCGCGTACACCGTCTCCGGCGAGGCGGACGCGCTCGTGCACCTGCGCGCCGCGGACATCTCACACCTGGAGGAGGCGCTCGAACGCCTGCGCGCCGAATCGTTCGTCACCTCGTCCCGCAGCACCATCGTGCTCTCCCGGCTGGTCGAGTCGCCCGGCGTCGGACCGTCAACGGTTTGACCTCAACCCGGCTTCATGTCGTGCACTGGTGACCGGCTTGAAGCGAGGGGGCGGTATGCGTGCGGTGTGGCTGCGGGAGTTCGGCGGACCGGAGGTGCTCGTGCCCGGGACGGCACCCGACCCGGCACCCGGACCGGGCCAGGTGCTCGTCGACGTGGCACACGCGAACATCACGTTCGTCGAGACGATGTTCCGGGCGACCGGCTTCGGCCCGTTCGGCGCCGAACTGCCGCTGATCCCCGGCAACGGCGTCGGCGGGACGATCACCGAACTGGGACCGGGTGTCGATCCGGCGCTCGCCGGACGCGTCGTGGTCACCGCCACCGGCGGGTACGCCGAGCGCGTCGTGGTCGACCAGGGCGCGCCTGTCCGCGTACCCCCGGGGTTGGCGCTGGACGCGGCGGTGGCGCTGATGGCCGACGGCCGGACCGCCCTGATGCTGGCCCGTGCGGCCGGGCTGCGGCAGGGTGACCGCGTCCTGGTCGAGGCGGCCGCCGGCGGCGTCGGATCGCTGCTGGTCCAACTCGCCGCGCGGGCCGGCGCCACCGTGGTGGCCGCAGCCGGTGGCCCGGCGAAGGTCACCACGCTCCGCGCGGGCCGGCTCGACGTCGTGGTCGACTACCGGCAGCCCGGCTGGACCGACCGGGTCCGGGACGCCGTCGGCGCGGTCGACGTGGTGTTCGACGGCGTGGGCGGACCGCTCGCCCGGGAGGCGTTCGGCCTGCTCGACCCGGGCGGGCGGATGCTCAGCTTCGGCCTGGCGAGCGGCACCTGGGCGGACATCCCGGCCGAGTCGGCCGCCGCACGCGGCGTGACGCTGCTACGGCCCCGGCCCGGCCCGGACGAACTGCGCGCCCTCACCGAGGCGGCGCTCGCCGAGGGCGCGGCCGGACGGCTGCGCCCACTCATCGGCCGACGCTTCCCGCTGGAACGGGCCGCCGAGGCGCACGCCGCGATCGAGGCCCGGGAAACGATGGGCAAGACCCTGCTCGACGTACGCTGACCCGACGGCTCAGAGGTACATGCCGGTGCGGTGCTCCTCGCTGCGGGCCGGCTTGTCGCCCTCACCGAAGAAGCGCTTGCCGCCGAACTCGCCGTGCAGACGGTCGTCCAACTCGTCCGCCAGGCCGGTCATCACCTGCACCGCGAGCATCAGGTGGGTGGCCTGGAAGTTGCGGCCGAAGACCGGAATCGACGCCCACACCGTGTCGTCGGCGCAGTAGAGCCGGCCGATCGGCATCCGGTTGGTCAACTCGGAGAGCTTCACGTAGAGACGCTCCGTCGGCTCCACCTCGGTCAGCACCGGCGAGAAGACGTCCACGAGCGGCGGATTGTCGCGGACCCGGACGAACACCATCGCCGAGCCGGCCCGGATGTTGATGTCACCGTCCGAGTCGATCTGGAGCTGGTCGGAGGTGGACTTCAGCATCGTGGACACGACGGTATGCACCCGCTCCGCGAGCGCCTGCACGTCGTTCTCGTCCGCCTGGGCGGTCGCCGCCGCGGCCAGCGCCTCGTCCAGATCGGCCTCGACGTCCCGGTCCGGCCCGAACTCGCTGCGGGCCGTACCGAGCGGTTCCACCGGCAGCGGCTCACCCTCGACGTCGTGCACCAGGTAGACGAGGAAGGCGGGGTGCGGGGCGCCGTAGACGTCACGCAGCGTCCGGGAGAGCACGGCGGCCAGCCGGGTGGACTCGTCGGCGCCGCAGTCCAGGCCGAACTGCTCGCCGGAACCCGCCACCACGCCCGGCGGCGACCAGCCGAGCGCGACCATGTCGGCCACCGCCGCCCGGTCCAGCCGGTAGCCCTGCGGCAGTGTGGCGTTGCCGACCGCCCGCGCCGAGAGGCGACCCTCCTCGCCCGCGTCCACGCTGACCGAGTAGACGGCGTCCCCGGTGCCGGAGGCGGTCGGATCGAGTGTCACCTCAAGGTGGCCACCGGCGGGCAGCGCGCGTAGCCGCTCGGCGAGCGCCCGGGCGAACTCACGCCAGGCCTCGGTCACCTTGGCCCGCAGATCGGCAGTGGTCGGCTCGTCCAGCAGGATCGACTCGTGATGATGCTCAGGCGTACCGCCGGCAGAGTGATGAGCCGGCGTGCCACCGGAGCTGTGCTCAACCGGCGTGTCGCCGGCCGGCTGCTCGACCGGCGCCGAGGGGTGGTCTGCCGTCATGATCGCCTCCGTCTGTTCCCGCCACCCTACCCACGCGCGGCGGCGACCGAATCACGCCCGAGGCGCTATTCCGCAGGCGTGGAACCGCCCAGATCCACCGGCCAGGAACCGGCCAGCGCGCTGAGCCGCTCGGCCGCCGCCGCCGGGTCCGCGCCGCGCCCCACCGCCAACCCCAGCAGGTACGCGGTGACCGGCGCCCCCGGCCGCACCACCTGATGTGCCACGTCCCGGGCCACGTCCAGCACCGTCGACACCGGCACCCCGGCCGGGTCCAGGTCCAGCTCGGCGCAGACCGCCGTCACCCAGTCGTCCAGGACCGTCATCTCGACCACTCCTCCGCCCGGCGTACGTCCTCGTCAGTGTCGCAGTCGAACCAGGGCGGCGGACCGGAGCCGGACCAGGACACCTCGCGTACCGCGACACCGGTCAGCAGCCCACGTACCGGCGCCCCGTCGAGCGTGCCGCCCCGCGTCGCGGCGAGCCGGTCGAGTGCGGCCCGCAGAGCCGGCAACCGCCACACCGCGCAAAGCTGCTGGCGGCGGCCGTCGGCGTCCACGTAACAGGCGAGCGCGACTGTCGATCCGGCCGGCGTGAGCGCTGATTTCCGCTCGGCGGCCAGGTCGTGTTCCCGCTCGGCGGCGGGGTCGTGTTCCCGCTCGGCGGCTGGGTCGTGCGGCTGCCCAGCGGGCGGGGCGTGCGGCTGATCGGTGGCTGGGGCGTCGAGCGCGCGTCGCAGCTCGGTCACCGCGGCGGCGGTGAGCAGCGGGAGATCGGCGGCGAGCAGGGCGACTGTCGTCGTAGCCGGGTCGAGCAGCGCCAGCCCAGCCGCTGTGGCGGCCACCGGCCCGCCCCCGGGTGGCTCCTCACGTGTCGTCCGGACCTCGTCGGGCAGCGGACCGGACGGGCCGACCACGATCCGCTGGTCCGCATCGGCCACCGCGGCCAGTACCCGATGCAGCATCGGCCGGCCGCCAACCGGGCGGGCCGGCTTGTCCACGCCGCCCATCCGCCGGGCCGCGCCACCGGCGAGGACCACCGCCGCGTACCCCGTCACCGCCTCACCCTATCCACGGCCACGACCGCCGCATCCCGGCTCGGACCGAGGGCTCGGTTCACAGGATCGGACCCATGCCCGGCTTTGCTGGCGGTTTTCCGACGTTGATCAACTCCCTTTCGCCGAAGTGGTGGCATCCAAGGCCCTCCGATACCGCCACTTCGGCGATCTGGTGTCGATCATCATCGGCCGAACAAGGCCGGGCCGGGGGCGGACCGGGGGTGGAGATGGGAGCCGGGCCGTTCGGGCGAGGCGTGTGCAGGAGCGGGGGTGAGGTGCGGGCGGCAGAGTGCCCGGGGAGGATGGCGGCATGGGACGGGCAACAGACCGGCGAAGCGTGCTGCGGATCGACCTCGACGCGACAGGCGAGGGCCGGGGCCGGGGCCGGGGCCGCCGCCAGGACACCCTGGCTGCGGAGGAGCCACTGGAGATCCGCGTGGGCGCGGCCGGGCCGGGCCGGCGTCGGCCGCTCGCGGTGACGATGCGCACCCCGGGCGACGACCTGGACCTGGCGATCGGCTTCCTGCTCACCGAAGGGCTGATCCGGTCGGCCGCAGACGTGCACACCGCACAGCTCTGCGCCGGGGCGGAGACCCCGAACACCTACAACGTGGTCGACGTCGTGCTCACGCCCGGTGTTCCGGAGCCGGTCACCGATCCCTCGCGCAACTTCTACACCACCAGTTCGTGCGGCGTGTGCGGCAAGGGCAGCATCGAGTCGGTGCGTACCCGTTCGCGGTTCGCCGTGCGGGACGACCCGCTGACGGTCACCGCCGAACTGCTGGCCGCGCTGCCGGATCGGCTGCGGGCCGCTCAGCGCGCCTTCGACCGCACCGGTGGCCTGCACGCGGCCGGCCTCTTCACCGCCGACGGGGAGATGGTGGTGCTGCGGGAGGACGTCGGGCGGCACAACGCGGTGGACAAGGTGATCGGCTGGGCCACCCGGGAGGGGCGGTTGCCGCTGGCCGGGCACGTGCTGCTGGTCTCCGGGCGGGCCAGTTTCGAACTCACCCAGAAGGCGTGGATGGCGGGCGTGCCGCTGCTCGCCGCGGTGTCCGCGCCCAGCACGCTCGCCGTCGAACTGGCCGAGGAGGCCGGGATGACGCTTGTCGGCTTCCTGCGCGGGCCGACCATGAACGTCTACACCGGGGCGGCGCGGATCGGCGGCTGACGGCTCAGCGCCGTGGACGGCGACGGCGACGGCGCAGCACCGCGCCGCCGTCGGAACCGGGCCAGCCGTCCAGCTGGGACGGGGCCACCCCGCGCCGAAGCGCCTCGTCGAGCAGCACCGCGAGCGAATAGCCGGGGTGGGCGGACAGCACCCGTTCCAGGGCTACCGCCGCCAGCGCCCCGTGCCCGGAGCGCCAGGCGGAGAAGGCGAGCAGGCAGCCCGGCGCGGCGATCAGGTCCGGCTCGGCGCGCCGCGTGACGTCGGTCCAGAGGCTGATGTCCGCGTCCCGGCCGTCGGTCCGGGACCAGGCGTGATCGCGTACCGGGATGTGGGTGAGCAGCACGGTCAGCCAGGCCACCTCGTCGTCGTCGAGCCGCTCGCCACGCCGCTGACGGCGGAACGCGGCCCGCACCGCCGCCGTGCCCGCGCTCCGCACCGCACGTGGTGAATCCACCGGCCCGGCACCGTCGGCCCGCACCTCACCGTCCACCGGCACGGAACTACCGCCCGCCGGACCGCCACCCGGCCCGGAACGGTCCGCCGATCCGGTGCCGACCGGTGCGGTGCCGTCGACCGGCTCCGGGCCTTCGTGCGGCCTGCCGGCCACCGGGCTGCGGCCGGACTGCGAGGACGTCCCGCCGGTGAGCGCGGCCAGGCGCAGACGGGCCCGGCCGGTGGCCCTGCGCATGGCGAGGCGTACCGGCCCGTCGAGCGGGGACACCTGCGCGGCCAGCGCGGCCCGGTCGGGCAGGGCGACCTGACCGGCGAACACGGCCGCGGCGCTGACCTGGCTGGCGGCCGGG
This genomic window contains:
- a CDS encoding ABC transporter substrate-binding protein produces the protein MAQMNRRRALQMLAALGTTGLAAGCGSGEADTGEQSGSGSPIKVGLIVPGSGANKAIGDEITNGFQLYLRLRGQQIAGHPVTLVPAEEGTTAASGKAAVERLLKEDVLALTGVVSPAVMTGIKDSVEQARVPLIGSNASPSTLQGVVYIWRTSYVLTEPGEALGEYLRQKLDASSRIAIFGTRGQGSEDVVEGLRRAYERGRRLTEDPIFTDDSDNPTRELYAGPIRKALGRKPDAVFCHYSGTQAVQFVKQLYAQGYRGPIYAPGFLTEGTALDQLDDGEKGRDRKLIEANGLETALNYSADLNNTANRIFASAYRKTFNSAPTTYAMASYDAALVLDKAIRLAGANPSPQQVNLALGKIGQVDSPRGTWQFNQTRTPQQKWYLRRVQTDGRLLSNIVINELATLG
- the mobA gene encoding molybdenum cofactor guanylyltransferase: MTGYAAVVLAGGAARRMGGVDKPARPVGGRPMLHRVLAAVADADQRIVVGPSGPLPDEVRTTREEPPGGGPVAATAAGLALLDPATTTVALLAADLPLLTAAAVTELRRALDAPATDQPHAPPAGQPHDPAAEREHDPAAEREHDLAAERKSALTPAGSTVALACYVDADGRRQQLCAVWRLPALRAALDRLAATRGGTLDGAPVRGLLTGVAVREVSWSGSGPPPWFDCDTDEDVRRAEEWSR
- a CDS encoding T3SS (YopN, CesT) and YbjN peptide-binding chaperone 1; the protein is MTADHPSAPVEQPAGDTPVEHSSGGTPAHHSAGGTPEHHHESILLDEPTTADLRAKVTEAWREFARALAERLRALPAGGHLEVTLDPTASGTGDAVYSVSVDAGEEGRLSARAVGNATLPQGYRLDRAAVADMVALGWSPPGVVAGSGEQFGLDCGADESTRLAAVLSRTLRDVYGAPHPAFLVYLVHDVEGEPLPVEPLGTARSEFGPDRDVEADLDEALAAAATAQADENDVQALAERVHTVVSTMLKSTSDQLQIDSDGDINIRAGSAMVFVRVRDNPPLVDVFSPVLTEVEPTERLYVKLSELTNRMPIGRLYCADDTVWASIPVFGRNFQATHLMLAVQVMTGLADELDDRLHGEFGGKRFFGEGDKPARSEEHRTGMYL
- a CDS encoding Lrp/AsnC family transcriptional regulator, whose amino-acid sequence is MQIDAVDQRIIALLVADARASYADIGTRVSLSAPAVKRRVDRLRSAGVIRGFTAVVDPAAVGWTTEAFVELFCAGRTTPAQIGAAARRHPEVVGAYTVSGEADALVHLRAADISHLEEALERLRAESFVTSSRSTIVLSRLVESPGVGPSTV
- a CDS encoding bacterial proteasome activator family protein; the protein is MGAMTEAHSGRDDEQGNDGIPGTVVVVGPDGRPVGTVQTEEGKGEDPTRLVEQPAKVMRIGSMIKQLLEEVKAAPLDDASRNRMREIHERSIVELKEGLAPELREELERISLPFTEQQTPSEGELRIAHAQLVGWLEGLFHGIQAALVAQQMAARVQLEQMRSGRQALPSGPGGVIPGMPGIPGAGGEGHAPGQYL
- a CDS encoding DUF6457 domain-containing protein, producing the protein MTVLDDWVTAVCAELDLDPAGVPVSTVLDVARDVAHQVVRPGAPVTAYLLGLAVGRGADPAAAAERLSALAGSWPVDLGGSTPAE
- a CDS encoding alpha/beta hydrolase family protein; translation: MLSDPREVLTRPSPPPDATVAYGDHPDQLADLRRPAGDGPPRPLVVVVHGGFWRAEYDRAHTGPMAAALAALGHPVAQIEYRRTGRPGGGWPHTLTDVRAGVAALPGLAAAALPGRVAPVPPILIGHSAGGHLALYVAAHAPQTVAGVLALAPVADLAEAYRLDLDGGAVAALLGGSPEDVPDRYADADPSKSVPASTRTVVIHGELDVQVPASISRSWVAADRAAGGTSTLIELPECEHFGLIDPDSTAWPRVTQALRSLHDDLQGIDAASPTR
- the fdhD gene encoding formate dehydrogenase accessory sulfurtransferase FdhD, giving the protein MGRATDRRSVLRIDLDATGEGRGRGRGRRQDTLAAEEPLEIRVGAAGPGRRRPLAVTMRTPGDDLDLAIGFLLTEGLIRSAADVHTAQLCAGAETPNTYNVVDVVLTPGVPEPVTDPSRNFYTTSSCGVCGKGSIESVRTRSRFAVRDDPLTVTAELLAALPDRLRAAQRAFDRTGGLHAAGLFTADGEMVVLREDVGRHNAVDKVIGWATREGRLPLAGHVLLVSGRASFELTQKAWMAGVPLLAAVSAPSTLAVELAEEAGMTLVGFLRGPTMNVYTGAARIGG
- the ddaH gene encoding dimethylargininase, with product MVTVNQQRVSRKRTYLMCSPEHFAVEYAINPWMDVTTAVDADLAVKQWDRLRETLVGLGHDVHLLTPEAGLPDMVYAANGAFVVDGTVYGARFKHEQRTAEAAAHRAFYEEQGWRFIAPNETNEGEGDFAYLPEAHGGLVLAGHGFRTEPAAHAEAQEALGRPVVSLRLIDPRFYHLDVALASIDDENIVYYPGAFSAASQRVLAQLFPDAIVADDEDALAFGLNLVSDGLNVVLNNEATRLAGKLKAAGYHPVPVELAELKKGGGSVKCCIAELRH
- a CDS encoding DUF4192 domain-containing protein produces the protein MNSTEQPRLSVRSPADMVAAVPYLLGFHPADSVVVVAVRGRRVVFAARGDLPAPGADPGPAARHLAQVVARQDADAATVVGYGPAARVTGVVDAIGDALTAAGLVVLDALRVTEGRWWSYLCAEPSCCPPEGTPYDPAASQVSAAAVFAGQVALPDRAALAAQVSPLDGPVRLAMRRATGRARLRLAALTGGTSSQSGRSPVAGRPHEGPEPVDGTAPVGTGSADRSGPGGGPAGGSSVPVDGEVRADGAGPVDSPRAVRSAGTAAVRAAFRRQRRGERLDDDEVAWLTVLLTHIPVRDHAWSRTDGRDADISLWTDVTRRAEPDLIAAPGCLLAFSAWRSGHGALAAVALERVLSAHPGYSLAVLLDEALRRGVAPSQLDGWPGSDGGAVLRRRRRRPRR
- a CDS encoding zinc-binding dehydrogenase, whose protein sequence is MRAVWLREFGGPEVLVPGTAPDPAPGPGQVLVDVAHANITFVETMFRATGFGPFGAELPLIPGNGVGGTITELGPGVDPALAGRVVVTATGGYAERVVVDQGAPVRVPPGLALDAAVALMADGRTALMLARAAGLRQGDRVLVEAAAGGVGSLLVQLAARAGATVVAAAGGPAKVTTLRAGRLDVVVDYRQPGWTDRVRDAVGAVDVVFDGVGGPLAREAFGLLDPGGRMLSFGLASGTWADIPAESAAARGVTLLRPRPGPDELRALTEAALAEGAAGRLRPLIGRRFPLERAAEAHAAIEARETMGKTLLDVR